ACATCACACAAATGGCTGAAAACATGTTAGCCCACATCTCACTGTCCATTTCTGCATCTCTTTTACTTTTGAACTCTGCTGTGTAACCTGAGAATATACCCACTGTTATACTCAAATCTTGTTAAAGGAGAGATTCCTCAACCCTGTTTTCCTAGAATATCTTACTTagaataattatatttaattgCTAACCCggaaatatttcttaatatctGCATTTCCTCTCAGGTTTGTAGAGGCTCCGGAGCTGCTTAAGAAACATCCTTAATCTCTCCACTTCACCTGCATTTCCTTTTTGAATAACCTCTGTGCAAAACATCTCCTTGCAAAATTAtgggaaaagactttaaaagaaACCTAAATCACTCACCTGGATACATGCCAGAGGCTCATTTGTCCAAATTGAATAGCCACCAACTAAATATATTCTGCCATTGTGGACCGCAACTCCAGACTCGTTTTGacctaaaggaaaaaaggaatagaaaacaCTTCCAATGTTTAACTAACCCTTTTAACACTGAGTGCTGGAGTTCTGCAGTAAGATGCAAATGCACTTGGCAGTGACTTGAGTTTCAGAGTTGACAAGTTGCAACAATCGATGTGAAACATGAGGGCTGTGCTCTGTTGTCCGCAGGAGCTCAGGACGGTGCCGTCCGGAGCAATACAACAGATGAGTCGTGTCACAGATGCACAGTGGGGCTGGGCAGGGGACCATCTGCTGCCTTTTCAGTGGTTTCTGTGCACTTGTATTTCATAGGTGATGGGTGAGCTCCCTGCCTGCTACCAGCTACCATTGCATTCATCCATTTAACACAGACATGCTGAAGGATCTGAACTCACCCCTTTCCCCACTGCAGCCACAGGTACAATAAGGAAAACTGCAGGAGTTGCTATGAAAACTCACTCCAACAGTAGCAATCTCCTTAACTAATCTGAAAGTTCTGAAGTATAAATAAAGCTTTACAATCTGCGCTACTTGGTGCAACGCCTTCTGCCAGTTGTGAAATCACAGAGAAAAGCTCAGGTGTGGACTGTGGGAACAAGCCACCTGCTCACATCTGGGGAGAGGCTGCTGGCTCACAGCATTTGGTGGCACGGGGTCAGCTCCAGAGCAAGGGTGCCTCCAGTGCCAGGACTTTTGCAGTTATAAGTCAGGAGTCTTATTCAAAGGTAGTCATTTTGAAGGGAAATGAACACAAAATAGTAGAAATCAATTAAACAGAGAGCAATGTGAATATGATAAACTAGTTCTGTTTGACACCGTGCAATTCTTCCTTTTTGATCCAAGCATCTTTCCCTAGTGTCCATGAAGGACTCTGATGATGTAACTCAGAAACCAAACAATCCTGAAGATTGCAGAGATTAACAAACCCAATGCAATAtcttaaagaacaaaaatccacaataacagcttttaaatctgtcaaaaggaaaatgacacCATGTGACTATCTTATTTGTcaaatgtcatggttttatgtttttttgtttttggttctcagtattccgcatcaaaacatcatgtagtgtactgggagttaaagtgttaatgctccaattccaggcacctatccctagggtgccaggaaagcaccctccagcacccactgccaggcagtaagagaccgccccacccggaagggccagatcccatgacttctgtaatgtatagggataggtgcctggaattggagcattaacactttaactcccagtacactacatgatgttttgatgcggaatactgagaaccaaaaacaaaaaaacataaaaccatgacattcaagcatttatttctctgaCTTGTTCCCAGTTGTCCTGAGCTTCTAGTCAATTTCCTAAATCTTTTGTATCCTTTTGAGTGGTAAAACTCAGAAGTGAAAGATTATGAAAAGTGAGAAAGGCTCATTTCTAGGATTCCAATAGCAGTCTGTGCTGAAACGTTTTGACAGACAAAACTGTTACTAAGGGAGCTCCAAGTCTGCTGCAGAAGAGAACACCCCAACATTAATGTCAGCTTTTCCTGGAAATGCATCATGGAATGATAGAAtcgccaaggttggaaaagacatacaagatcatccagtccaacagtagttctcactaaaccacatctctcagcacaacatctaaacgttccttgaacacctccagggttggtgactccaccccTCCCTGGCATCCCATTCCAGCGCCTAACCACtccttcagaaaagtagtatttcctaacatccagcctgaatttcttctggtgcaacttgaagccattccctctcgtcctatcatcagttacacgagagaagaggccacccccagctcactacagccTCCCTTCTCTTCTGGCAAGATAATGTTGGTGCTGAGAATACTCTGAGAATGTGTCACTTGCCTGCCTCTACCAGGGATCCAAGTGGTAGTACATCTGGGAGTCACATCAGGCAGTGGTGACAGTTGGTGGATGGTATGGCAGGGACCTAGAGTTGCAGTGCATTGGGAGTTGAAACTGGAACAGTTTCACCTAATGACCATAATGAGAAACTCTGCAGATGACACAGCTATCTAAGCTACTCAATGCATCCTTGATTTGATAGACTTCCAACAAAGACATCTCCTTTCTGGAAACGTATAAAGATGAAGATGTTTGGAAATAAATGACAGTTAATGGATTTCAGTGTAAGCCTTGATCTAGTGTGCCAgcagaaagagataaaaatgacGATATGGTAGAGATGCATCTGCCTATTGTACACACCAAACATGGAACTAAATCCATCAGTGCATGCATGCTTCTAGAGAATCAAAAATAAGTACTGGTAATAATATAACAaagtatttttgctttcatgaTTAATTATATGCATCTTCTTAAAAATATAGCCTGCAATATtctaaaacaaatgttttcttaaacaaTGAATGCCAGGACAGTAATCAAAACTCTCGTGTCTCAACAATGACCCCTAAGCTAGAGGCAGCTGTGGTGAAATTGCGGAGTTCCACATACCAAAGGCATGAAAAGGGCAAAGGActtatgttttaatttaacaatagcaatttttctcctttttgtacACTTGCCTGTCAACATGTTGAAGCTGCAACGTGTCCACTGGTCAGCATCAATGCTGTAGGAGTCTATGTGCCGAACCAGGATCCGATCATTGTTGTAGTCCAGGTCATTCCCACCTAACACATAGAGTTTCCTTTGGACAGCAGCCATGGAGTGATACACTCTCCTCTGCAGCATTGGGCTACGGCTTAACCACTtattctgcaaaggaaaagacagaactTGCCTCAGCACTGCTTGAAGTCATACCTCTATTAGCAATACAATGACATCTGCATTTACTGGTGTTCTCCTCACCCATGGCTAGAGATTCAAGGTCTATATACTTGTGTTATCCATATGGTAAGTATGCATGTTGGTTACAACATCCACTTGCTATAACAGACTTTCAACATGTGGTTTACAGTTCTCACATTTAAATTTATTAATATGAGGCTATTTCTTGCTCCGTTTTCCTGTTTAGCTCATGAGGCTTCAAAGTctgtgttgttggtttttttttcttttcctgcagaattCAGTAGCAAATCTTCCTTAACCAAGATTATTAGAAAATTCCTTTGTATACAGTACTAACATATTTGTACCAACCAGCtctgagagagaagagagattCCTCTACCTTTCATTATTCGGAAGCTTATTTGGTCTTATCCTTGGGGAGTGAAGcaacagggaaaaataatttcctaaagGATTTTCTTAAATGATTTGTGCACTTGGTTTAACGCTAACCCTTTATTTGCAGGCACTCACAAAGTAAAATCcttttgcatatttttccttctattcagGAGGAAATAGTAGAATTCAGGAACTCTACTATGtgtggggtggagggaggaCACAAAAGAAGAGCAATTACAGcacagcattttaaatgcagGAAAGCAATTGCTTCTACTATGCTTACAGAAGCAAACAACCTGGCAATCGACAAGATTAATTTATCTACAAGGAGGAAGTTAAAATCTGTGAGGAAATTCTTTGTGTTACACGTGCTAGTGCTTGTGGTAGCTCAAGAGTCTCTAATAACACAGCCTTTTAACCTCTGCAATATATAGCTATACATTTCAATGTGTAACAGTTGAGTATTAGGCATTAATGCTTGCATTAGTAGTCCAGTCTCTTAACACGAGACTATAGGCACCATCTGCTTTGCAAAGCCTGCCTGCATCCCCTGATTATATCTTCAGGTTCCTCCACTGCGGTGCCTGCCAGGTGAGCCGCTGCACGCTGCAAAGGCAACGAAAGCGAGGGGCCTGGCGGGGTCATTTCTAATAAGGCAGTGTGTGCATGCTAATCAGTGGTGGGGAAGCAGAGGTCACCCCGGCCGGCTTGCTGGCAGGTAGCTGTGTGCTCTGTGGCAGATGGCAGGCATTATCGACTTGCCACAAAGGCCTCGCGCAGAAGCGAGCACGAGCGCTGAATGATGGAGTTATTGAGATTCTGTGCGAGATGCAAGCAGATGTGATGGTTTCCAGTACCCACCGTAAACAATATGCcagcagaatttttaaaaagagcatgtgTGTACAAACATGAAGCAGGCCTCATTTGAAGGAGGCAAACACACACTTTCTCCTTAACTCTTTATACGTCAGGCTGGGCTTCTCGCAACCAGCACCATGCACTTGAGTTGCCACTGATATTTTGGGGTGCAACTTCCAACACCACAGCAGGAGGAGCCACAGCAAAGGACATGCGACAGAGAGACAGGAGCTAAATGAGTGTCCCATTCACGAGCAAAACAAGACTGCTGCCTGCAATTACAGTGTGCCGTTGGACTACTAATGCAAGCATTGGGGTAGAATTTGCACGTGTGCAGTCAATGATCTGAATGTACCTCAAAGGATGAGGTAGCTCTGTCAGAgtctgctttctgcttcagcACCCATTTGTAGTATACCTTAAAAGCCAGCAGGAGCCACAGCAATGTGTGTCTTGGCAGAATTTGGACCCACAGACAGCAACCAAGGGCCCTACCCTGTAATCAGAGAAGTCAACACCTTCTTGTGCAGGAATAAACCAGGCTGTGCAACTCTGATTGCAAGCTTATAACTTCTATTTCCTAATAATAGTGAGAGGGCATAACCATGCCCTAACACCCTGAAATGGTCCATAGCCATGCTAACCTaatcaaaacaaatacataatgTATGAAATAATCCCTAAAAGACATTTTAGGTAGTTGGGTAATGAAATGATAGGCATCCTTGCAGTCAGCAGAATAAGGCACAGACAGGTAGTGCAGTTCTGAAAgtatggagaaaacaaaaagcttgtGTGTATGTAATTGAAAGCTAAAATGTGAAAGATAAGAAACAGCCTTGTGACACTGGCTTTAAGTACATGCTGCTCAGGGCTGCTAGAttacaaacaaatgaacaagcaaaataaatactggTAAGTAGAGGagcttaaaatacatttattctaAGATTCTAAGCATTTAAtctaaaatgtttctgaaatatatGGGCATCAAAAGTATAAAAATCAGTCAGGTTGTCCATTACTCTGTTAAATACACATCAGTGCAAAGTGAATTTAAAACACCAGCAACTCAAATGGACAGCATTTTAAACTTAAGAAATAACAACATGCATTTGGCAAGAGAcctgttttaaacaaaagataGGAGAGAAGCGCATACAACACAGATACCCACCTGCTTGGGATCATAGACCATGAGCCTGTTTTGATACTGTGCAGTATTTGTTACTCCTCCTATGAAAGAGTTTATACAggttacatatttttttcacataggCAAAACCAGGACCAAGATGAGGTACAGTACAACAACCAAATGTAGGGTCCATTTGCTGACAGGATTACATTGCATACCCCCACAGTTACATGCCACTTCACCTTTGTCAACTGCAACTGTATTCCATGTATCTTTGAAGGAAATTCTACATTTACCACATATATTCTGTACCGCGGAGCAAACATCTTCTGTCTTTGTCACAGTCTTACGTTAGGAGGTTCCTCCACAGTGATCAGAAACAATACTAACCATCTGGCATATGAACTTCTCAataatctacagaaaaaaaggtatACCTCAGCACCTCAGGAAAATCCAGAATAGGGACTAGGGAC
This genomic stretch from Meleagris gallopavo isolate NT-WF06-2002-E0010 breed Aviagen turkey brand Nicholas breeding stock chromosome 2, Turkey_5.1, whole genome shotgun sequence harbors:
- the KLHL32 gene encoding kelch-like protein 32, producing MVYDPKQNKWLSRSPMLQRRVYHSMAAVQRKLYVLGGNDLDYNNDRILVRHIDSYSIDADQWTRCSFNMLTGQNESGVAVHNGRIYLVGGYSIWTNEPLACIQVLDVSKEGKEEVFYGPTLPFASNGIAACFLPAPYFTCPNLQTLQVPHHRMGTM